The region CTAACACTGATATCATCTGCTTTAATGGGAATGCATATACGTGTCTGTCCATATGTGTCTAGACATGCAAGAATGAGGTAGACATACGTGAACTAACATGCTGACAGGAATACTTTTACCTAGCATGGTCCAGCTAGGCTCTCACTTCCTCTTACATCAATCTGAATTGGTAGAGGAGCCAATTAATTGTAATAAACCACTGTTACTTCTTGCTGTCAGTAGTTAGCAATCTGATCTAGATTTAGAAAGTTTCAATTGAAATGCTAGAAATGTGAGATTGATAGCTTTTGGGGAAATTAACCATTTTGAATGAAGTTGGATGAGTAATTGATAACAATAGGCAGCTTAGATCAGCCAATTCTAAGTTAGATGGCTTGTGCAACTTTGGATTATATACTTGCTACTTTACTTTCTTTGATAATTAGCTTGCTATGTCCTAACCCTTATTTGCATAGGATCTTTAATATGCATAAAGTGGCTGGAAAAAAGCATTTCTGTGTCATCTAAGAATCATCATGTGAATTTATCATAGCAAGAGAGAAAACCCTAATATAATGCACATATATAAATGAGAGCATGCAGACATACACAGGGAGGGGGAGATGCCAATGGGGTTGAGTTGGTAAGGTTCAAATACTTCGTTAGTAAGGCTTAAGTTTGAATCCTATGGAAGTCCCAATTGAGATCCTTCACCTAAAATATTATGCACCTAAAAAAAAGAGGGAGAGGGAGATCAGGTTGGAAATAATGCTAATATAAGCTAAGATGGCACATGTTATATCCCACTATCACTAAATATAAGTTTCAGATTTTGGTCCTGGATTATTTGATAATATTCATATCTGTTTTACATTTTAACTATCCTTCACATCTTCTGGGGTTGTAAATAAACTTGAGATTCCTTCCCTTCTGTGGCAGTTCCTGGGCAACTTGAGGAATCTGCGAGACTCACATGCTGCTCTTGCGGTCGGATCATCAGAAACGGTTGCTGGTGAACCCTCTCCTGTAACAAGAATTATTTCCGAGTGTGAGTCTGCATTGACATCCTTAAACTGTGATCTTGGGATTCTCTCAGCTTCAATTGCTCGTGAGAAAGCCATGCAAGGCCAGCAAGTAAATTTCTGATGATTGTAGCTAGACAGTAAGAAAGTACTGACCAAGTATCTCACCATGTGTATGTTCCCTAGAAGATGCACCATTGTCTTTTATTCAATATATGAGCGTCTATTCGGATTTGGATTAAGACCTGGGTGTTGAGAGCTGGCTCATATGATGCAATTTGTTTCGGTCTAAAAGCATGGTGATCATCAAAGGATGGAGTTTGAATTGATACTTTGGGTTCATGTAGATGTAGTTGTAAGTTGCAAGTGTGCATTCATCAATGTCATTTGCAAAGGTGTGAATCTGACATTCCTAAAGAGTGATATTGGATTCTTTTGGCTCAATCGTTTGAAGCAAGGTGATACATATCATCTACGATTAGAATGCTGTAATTTCACTGTTTATTAGTTTAAAGTAATGCATAGTTGGCTGGTTATGCAAGTAGATTTGCCAATTCATATATTCATGTTGTATGCATGCtttcaaagtgtttttttttttaaaaaaaaattacaaaagggTATAGTACGAGCATAAAGGAAACGATTGCAGGTATTGGGATTTGGGTCAAAAtctatttgattttattatttttgattcGTTTATAGTAGGAGTGATTTAAGGTTTGAATCATTTGGATTTAACCTTTGAGTTATTTGGGTTTGGGTCATTATAAGTTTAAGTTACATTAGTTTTGATTATTTTAGGTTTTAGTTGTATCAAGTTTAACTCACTTCAAACTATGATAATTATGGTTTACCATGTGTCCTTTGAGTTTTGATTATTTTAGGTTTTAATCGTTTTGAGTTTAACTCACTTCGAACTATGCTAGTTTTGGTTTACCATGGGTCCTTTGAATTCGAGCTATTAGGTTTGAATCATTTCTTGTTGAGACGATTCAGGTTTGATATTTAGATTATTCGAATGtttcatttactttttaaaaaaaaatattagatcaAATTTAAAGagattatttaatcaaattaaattaaaatataaaataatatatgaacatggaaaatCATTTAATACATTATCAAAGAAGTTTTTTAGATTCGATAAGTGAATCGAGGGTTTGACAAGTGTATTATAAggtgtaataaaaaataaaaataaaaaatataaataaatatattatagtgTGTTTTATAcctttattatatttcatttttaaagatttattttaatatttaacttaATTATCAACTTTgcctttaaatttataaaaataaataaaaatttattaatttattaatgaatctatctatataaaattttaaatttatgtaaaagttttaatattttttgaatttataaataattttgtaactGAAGAAAATGAATAAACACATAAAGTTATAgagaaatgaaaatatttattaattatatgttttatttttgtcaaTAGGCAAGACATTTCTAATTCTTAAAAGGTAATCAAATTTTCACATAAATTCAACTCTATGGagatattaattataatttatagcTATTTTACATAATCAAGcctataaattataatttattaaataaaatttatcttaattaatattattttaataaaatatttaaatttcaaatgaaaaatCTATTAACCATATTtgatcaaatgaaaataaatttagtgactagaattaaaaatatcaatttaataaactattaattttttaattaaatattctactataAACTTGGAAtatcataaacttataaattgactacttaaaatttaataactCATAGTAAATTAATTGAACTTGTTAAATTTATGAACTTTATAAATGATCATGTGAAAGAAATAATGCATGCACATGttctacaatttttaattttgttgatttaatTCTCACTTTTTTCTCTGGTAACATAATTCTCACTttctttatttgataaaaaaattttccttatgaattttatattaggTTTACAATGATTATCTTTTTATAACAACGTATTGTTATAGGTATATTTTTGCCACTATTCAGTCTTTAGTTCCGATGCTATAGTTTCGGGACCTGGAGGAGTTGAACAATAATGGTTAATCTCCGAATGACACTTTCTACGTTGTTACCCTGGAAGCCATTGGCGTCGAAACCAAAAAGAATAAAGTTCAGCTTTTCTTTCGGACTTGATAATGACAACTTAGTCAACGATTCGGGCACTAAATTGACTCTACTCCCACCAGATATGTATTTGCAACATGAATATCAGCAATGTCTTGCCATTGAACACCTTTGTTCTGGTTTCCCACACGACTGGGTGCTTCAGCTTCGCTCCTGTTGAAGATTTTGCAATCTATGGGAACTTGGCACAGATGAATTTCATGATTGTAATTGATACAGAAAAGCAGATGCTCTCGTTTATGCCTACCGATTGCTCCAAGGTTTAGCCTGTAGGATTTTTTGGTAGTTTATGTTAAAcatttttcattatatatatatttttgggcaCATAAGCAAAAACATGAAGTAGAGATAGTAGTGCTAGGGAATATGGGATGAGTAGGTAGATGTTTGCAGCGCAACCCGCCATATAGTTAAATCGAGAGGATGGTTGCCTCTCTGAGATCGTAACTAGATATGCATTAAGTATGTGTGGATGTCCTCTCACAACAACATTAACTTCTAATGTATTGGTATTTTTCTGGAAGGAGTGAAGCCCACTTTTTATCCGTTGATATAAATATTTCGTAATTAATTTGAACTGGAGACAATTTAATCAACAAGTTTCtactatgtatatattatataaacaATGGGTAGACTAATTCTTGGAGCAATCACTGGGCTTAAACGAGACCGTCTGTGATTTAGTATCATAtccaatcaagaaattcatttgAGCCAAGTTACCATAAATCGCAATATTCTGCGCAGGACTGAAAGCGAAGCAAGCAGTTGAGTCATCAACCTTGACGAAGGTGTTCAAGGTCTTTAATTTCACATCAGCATTAGCAAAATGTACTGTAACTTCAGGTGCTTCAAATTCGTGTATAGCAACGTAGCATAAATTAAAACCCTGGGGACCTTGAGCCCTTATACCATTAAACTTGCTGTCCATGGCTGATTCCAGTTGTGAGTAAAAATCTGATGGGAGAAGAGTCAATGTAGTGCCTGAATCAATAACTATGTTGCCTTCGTCTGTTCCGAAAGAGGAGCCTTTGAACTCTATTCTTTGGGTACCAACACTAATGGCCTTAAGTGTAAGGAAGTAAAAAGTGGTGGGGGATTTTTCAATTAATGGAGTTGAAACAGTTCCAGTTCCTGAAACTATTGCATTAGACCCAAAGTTCATTTTGCTGGATTTTCCTATTTGGGTCATTGGTAACAAGCAGTATGAGAATTTGCCATTAATGGGACTTCCCAATTGGTTAATAAGTGAAATTTCGCCACCTCCAAGGCCAATGATACCAGAGGCTTTACCACTGAATGTACCAGCATTGTTGTTTCCACATCCAATGATTGTGTCAGGGAGAGCCACTGCCTGACCAGTTGTCGAACCCAAGGTGAGTATATCATAAGCGATATCACCTTTTGAGAAAGAATTATCACCATAAGTAACTGAATAAATGCAAGAAGTATCAGTAGGACTAGCACAAGTGCCCCCTTGAATGTTCTCGCATGAATTTGAACTACAAGACATCTTTCTGTAAGTGGATGATTTGGTTGGGTCGAAAAGTGGTGCGTCTTGCTTGAAGCACTGTGAACAAGGCGAGCATTGAGTCCAAATAAGATCACTTCCTGTATCAGCAAGTGCAACAACACTGAAACTTGGGGTACCAAGTGATATGTTCATCAAATACTCACCCGTGTTGACGATAATATCGGGATTTGCTTCCGTTGTTGTGATGGAATTCGGATAGAAACGATGAACACGACTGAAGGAACGACGAAAGGCATTGGTGACACGATCGAAGGTAGTTTCGAAAGGATTGTAAAAGGGAGATTTAATGGAGTCACGGTGGATTAATTCGACACTGAAGCCAACATTTTGAGCATCAGTAAGGCAACGGGTTGAGAGAGAAATGATAGCAAAAACAATCGCTGCTGCCATTGTTGATGTTGGTTTGGGGGTGACAATGATTAACTTGATCTGTTGACTTATTTTATAGTGTTGAAAGGgtaatacaaaataaattaagatTGATTTTCCTTTGTAATTAAGGAATAGTTGATGGTGAAATAATATCAAAAGATACAATCAATTAATTTTCCTTTGTAATATggatatataaatatacatttaacattcatttccTATCTCCATGAATCTTTACGAGATAATTTTCTTTAATTGGGCACGGAATATTAATTCAGTTGACTTCAAATTATATTGTAAATCTATTTAAtgacattatttatttgttaattttttatattttaataaaatcaaaattttttggaACTTTTTTAAGATCATAAAAGTTTCTATTAGTTGGGCTAAGCACCACCTTTTGATTCACGAGAAGGAACCAAATAGGCAGCATTTTTCTATTCTAGATAATCTCTTGTCAGATAATTGGTTTGCCTTAAACTTTGATGGCTCCATTAAGTCCGATGCAGGGGTTGTTTTTGCTGAGGGTTCTACTTGATTAGAGAGGGGTTTGGATCCTTGGGTATAATCATCGTCTGGGAGCTTgtttaatatttgatattgaacTTTGAGGTATCTTGGATGGGATAATTCTTGTATAGAGGCGGAGTGTAATAAGAAACTAATCCAATTTAATAGTTTAGACGTGGTTAAAGCAATTCAAGAAGGGGATTTAGCTGTTTTGAATTCCGTTTTGATTAAGAGGATCATTCAAGCCTTACAACATATGAGCAGTGACATATAAGACATATTCCAAGGGAGAGAAATCTAGCTACAAACCATTTAACTAAGATAGTATCTAACACGGAGATTGATGTGTGAGTATTTACTGAAACTCCCATAAAACTTTTAGCAGTTTTACAATTTAATAGAACTAGCGACTTCTACGatctttataatttggattaatttttcttttgtttttatcaaaaaaaaaatcaaataaatgggTTTTAAGTCTCAAATTGCGACGTGGGAAAGTggaatttgtatatttttttcctttcatacCTTTGAATTACTGTGCAATTAGTTATGGGCATATTGATGATGTTAAGACTTAAGAATTTGAAAAGTCCGCGACGATGAAGTAGCTTTGGCAAAAATGGAAGATTTAGGATCTTAATCATGAGTATTTGtagatttttatttcatattttattctggtttaacgtattggtcatttttaaatttattttgatttagattca is a window of Gossypium hirsutum isolate 1008001.06 chromosome D08, Gossypium_hirsutum_v2.1, whole genome shotgun sequence DNA encoding:
- the LOC107938679 gene encoding aspartic proteinase CDR1 — translated: MAAAIVFAIISLSTRCLTDAQNVGFSVELIHRDSIKSPFYNPFETTFDRVTNAFRRSFSRVHRFYPNSITTTEANPDIIVNTGEYLMNISLGTPSFSVVALADTGSDLIWTQCSPCSQCFKQDAPLFDPTKSSTYRKMSCSSNSCENIQGGTCASPTDTSCIYSVTYGDNSFSKGDIAYDILTLGSTTGQAVALPDTIIGCGNNNAGTFSGKASGIIGLGGGEISLINQLGSPINGKFSYCLLPMTQIGKSSKMNFGSNAIVSGTGTVSTPLIEKSPTTFYFLTLKAISVGTQRIEFKGSSFGTDEGNIVIDSGTTLTLLPSDFYSQLESAMDSKFNGIRAQGPQGFNLCYVAIHEFEAPEVTVHFANADVKLKTLNTFVKVDDSTACFAFSPAQNIAIYGNLAQMNFLIGYDTKSQTVSFKPSDCSKN